In Coleofasciculus chthonoplastes PCC 7420, the following proteins share a genomic window:
- a CDS encoding sugar kinase — translation MANNGLFVGMVTLDLVYLSPKLPGQNEKIAASDYTVAAGGPATNAAVTFSYLGDRATILGVVGTHPITPLIRSDLQDQGVTIADLDPTATNPPPISSIIVTQETGDRAVVSINAAKIQAGVEQVPPDIDQDITIVMIDGHQMEVSRAIAQSAKSRQIPVVLDGGSWKPGLENLLPFVNYAVCSANFYPPDCDTHQDAIAYLRAAGIPHIAITHGEKPIEYFSSGTSGQLSVPCVDAVDTLGAGDVFHGAFCHSILKHTFTDALAASANVAAHSCQFFGTRQWMASNGSA, via the coding sequence ATGGCAAACAATGGGCTTTTTGTTGGCATGGTAACATTAGATCTGGTTTACCTTAGCCCTAAGCTACCTGGTCAAAATGAAAAAATTGCCGCTTCTGACTATACCGTGGCGGCTGGGGGTCCAGCGACAAACGCGGCGGTTACGTTTAGTTATTTAGGCGATCGCGCGACAATCTTAGGGGTAGTGGGAACTCACCCGATCACACCCCTGATCCGTTCCGATTTGCAAGATCAGGGGGTAACTATTGCGGATTTAGATCCGACAGCAACCAATCCTCCACCGATTTCTTCAATTATTGTCACCCAAGAGACGGGCGATCGCGCGGTGGTTTCGATTAATGCAGCGAAGATTCAAGCAGGGGTTGAGCAAGTACCGCCGGATATTGACCAAGATATTACGATTGTGATGATTGATGGTCATCAAATGGAAGTGAGTCGTGCGATCGCGCAATCGGCAAAATCCCGTCAGATTCCAGTTGTCCTCGATGGGGGGAGTTGGAAACCTGGATTAGAAAATCTTTTGCCCTTCGTCAATTATGCCGTTTGCTCGGCGAATTTTTATCCCCCAGATTGTGATACTCACCAAGACGCGATCGCTTATCTTCGCGCCGCTGGAATTCCCCACATTGCAATTACCCATGGGGAAAAACCAATTGAGTATTTCTCCAGTGGAACATCGGGTCAATTATCAGTACCTTGTGTTGATGCGGTTGATACATTGGGAGCTGGTGATGTTTTTCATGGGGCATTCTGTCACTCTATCCTTAAGCATACCTTTACTGATGCCCTAGCCGCTTCAGCAAACGTTGCTGCCCATTCTTGTCAATTTTTTGGCACTCGCCAGTGGATGGCGTCTAATGGTTCAGCGTGA
- a CDS encoding WD40 repeat domain-containing protein, with product MSECPVCQTQYIPGNVHRCSVCGWDLTPYPPALAQSVPSEFWQQQSVQLDWARQMWAKWSFSQGVWQTLSPLKEQLAQIEQQLQQAQQERQDLQEQLQQLLPQLDQPLPTLNTESHQESTPLPPLEVAVLNYELIEHQFTLNDFSDSVLSVAISPDGETLVSGGYDNMIKVWNLQTREIIHTLAGHTDSVVSVAISPDGKTLVSGSADNTLKMWNLNTGTEIMTADEHLDSVLSVAISPNRKTVASASSDGTIKLWDLITGYEIRTLFGHKDAVLSVAISPDGQNLVSGSSDDTIKVWNLKTGKEIRTLTGHRNSVLSVAINPDGQTVVSGGYDDTIKVWNLKTGEEIRTITGHEDSVLSVAVSPAGQMLVSGSSDNTVKVWHLKTGEEIHTLRGHSSSVISVALSRDGKTIASCSSDKTIKVWHVLS from the coding sequence ATGTCTGAATGTCCTGTTTGTCAAACCCAATATATCCCAGGTAATGTGCATCGTTGCTCTGTCTGTGGGTGGGATTTGACCCCCTATCCACCTGCCTTGGCGCAGTCTGTACCCTCAGAATTTTGGCAGCAGCAGTCCGTTCAATTAGATTGGGCGAGACAGATGTGGGCGAAATGGTCATTTTCCCAAGGGGTTTGGCAAACCCTTTCTCCCCTGAAAGAACAGTTAGCCCAGATTGAACAGCAGCTTCAGCAGGCACAACAGGAACGGCAGGATTTACAGGAGCAACTCCAACAACTGCTGCCGCAACTGGATCAGCCCTTACCCACACTAAACACCGAAAGTCATCAAGAGTCAACACCATTACCTCCCCTAGAGGTCGCCGTTTTAAATTATGAATTAATTGAACATCAATTCACGCTCAATGATTTTTCTGACTCGGTATTATCGGTTGCCATTAGTCCAGACGGCGAAACCTTAGTTAGCGGCGGTTATGACAATATGATTAAAGTGTGGAATCTCCAAACTAGGGAGATCATTCACACACTTGCCGGACATACCGACTCCGTTGTTTCTGTTGCCATTAGTCCGGATGGTAAAACCTTAGTCAGTGGCAGTGCTGATAATACTCTGAAAATGTGGAACTTAAACACTGGCACAGAAATAATGACGGCTGATGAACATTTGGACTCAGTGTTATCGGTAGCGATTAGCCCAAATCGTAAAACCGTAGCCAGTGCCAGTTCTGACGGTACCATTAAGCTGTGGGATTTGATCACCGGCTATGAGATCCGCACCTTATTTGGTCATAAAGACGCCGTATTGTCAGTGGCGATTAGTCCAGATGGACAGAATCTAGTCAGTGGCAGTTCTGATGATACGATTAAAGTTTGGAATCTGAAAACGGGGAAAGAAATCCGCACCTTAACTGGGCATAGAAATTCAGTGTTGTCGGTGGCAATTAATCCCGATGGACAAACAGTCGTGAGTGGGGGATATGACGATACAATTAAAGTTTGGAATCTGAAAACCGGGGAAGAAATCCGCACAATTACAGGTCATGAAGATTCCGTCTTATCGGTTGCTGTCAGTCCAGCGGGACAAATGTTAGTTAGTGGCAGTTCTGATAATACGGTTAAGGTTTGGCATCTGAAAACAGGCGAAGAAATCCACACTTTAAGGGGTCATTCTAGCTCGGTTATTTCCGTGGCGTTGAGCCGAGATGGTAAAACAATCGCCAGTTGCAGTTCTGATAAAACGATCAAGGTTTGGCACGTTTTGAGCTGA